From the Plasmodium vivax chromosome 5, whole genome shotgun sequence genome, one window contains:
- a CDS encoding RAD protein (Pv-fam-e) (encoded by transcript PVX_089860A), whose translation MKIFYKLAVPVVAFSSFTLPNVMLTHNSGVLNGSASLQRGVEAYQRGLGEPSFLENDYITQVTLQDYHAHDNKPITKVRCITQDEYRCLLTEIQVLKKIISSKKYNLFISSGDMETLLRGYNNVHSATYNKLINKLFAKLNEVASGNAIKERDKIKLWRECKDSIAKEFNEINDHYKRMCDSYMVKNRAMNIGFKKILYKYVKSWEEAIRRNEKKWGDIFLQRTRKGKAAFY comes from the exons atgaaaattttctaCAAGTTGGCTGTCCCAGTGGTTGCgttctcctccttcacatTGCCAAACGTTATGTTAACG CATAACTCGGGTGTCCTAAATGGGAGCGCATCGCTACAACGGGGAGTGGAAGCCTACCAAAGAGGGCTAGGAGAACCCTCATTTCTAGAAAACGACTACATTACGCAAGTCACTCTACAGGATTATCACGCACATGATAATAAACCAATCACGAAAGTACGCTGTATAACGCAGGATGAGTACCGCTGCCTATTGACAGAAATacaagttttaaaaaaaataatttcatctAAGAAGTACAATTTATTCATAAGCAGTGGTGACATGGAGACACTCCTCAGAGGCTACAACAATGTACACAGCGCCACCTACAACAAATTgattaacaaattatttgCGAAGCTTAATGAGGTAGCTTCAGGAAATGCAATCAAAGAGAGGGATAAAATAAAGCTATGGAGAGAATGTAAGGACAGTATTGCGAAAGAGTTTAACGAAATAAATGACCACTACAAAAGGATGTGCGATTCTTATATGGTAAAAAATAGAGCCATGAACATTGGCTTTAAGaagattttatataaatatgttaagtCATGGGAAGAGGCTATACGGCGGAATGAGAAAAAGTGGggtgatatttttttgcagagGACGCGAAAGGGAAAGGCAGCGTTTTACTAA
- a CDS encoding RAD protein (Pv-fam-e) (encoded by transcript PVX_089855A): MASLEYFYYNEDQKRKYRKFIKSLWDSFKEAATNEGMDQKRQQKILDNAYPLILKDLKENETKWEKRFRNLLSEKIIWLLEFEYFL; this comes from the coding sequence atggcatcccttgaatatttttattacaatGAGGATCAGAAAAGGAAGTACCgcaaatttataaaatcgtTATGGGATTCTTTTAAGGAGGCAGCAACAAATGAAGGAATGGACCAAAAGAgacaacaaaaaattttagatAATGCTTAcccattaattttaaaagatttaaaggaaaatgaaactAAATGGGAAAAACGTTTCCGCAATTTGttgagtgaaaaaataatatggcTACTAGAATTTGAATACTTCCTATAG